Proteins encoded by one window of Paenibacillus sp. DCT19:
- a CDS encoding molybdopterin-dependent oxidoreductase: MNRWLKRVRKGYGKKLVSIHAWNAWIVVILAITGLMLVGGFWRELLGIGRVWLKWIHIVVGLAMLAPVVYYLILAGKHWKQLRNRPWQRANTIVVLVLLVGWLISGIVLWQFKLAGPKMSNAALLTHDLLTWIGLPYIIYHSITRTKWLKDPARRAVTTRTSSSDQNEIQSGSPVPSDQDTYVASSSSFDSTITSRDELLNDTGKPQPVYTRRAFIRSAVGLGLTVTLGPTFVSWIGRNINMKNSIDSMLENDPNRMVPLPQPMPASSPPIGGGAEGHFRVYTVTPIPSFSNENWSFRIDGLVERGQIWNWEQFVKLTRTVQVSDFHCVTGWSVYKNTWEGITLKQLLAHAGVKPEAHSVKFYSGDGVYTDAITLEQAQMDDIMIAVMHDGKPIPADLGGPVRLVIPQMYAYKSVKWLNRIELIDSEHIGYWEERGYDKDAWLPGSKTRTPSL, translated from the coding sequence TTGAATCGATGGCTGAAACGTGTGCGCAAAGGATATGGCAAAAAACTCGTATCCATTCATGCATGGAATGCTTGGATTGTAGTCATCCTTGCCATTACTGGCTTGATGTTAGTTGGAGGCTTTTGGCGAGAGTTACTGGGCATTGGACGTGTATGGTTGAAATGGATCCACATTGTTGTTGGTTTGGCCATGTTAGCGCCTGTCGTATACTATTTGATTTTGGCAGGTAAGCATTGGAAGCAGCTTCGAAACAGGCCATGGCAACGTGCAAACACAATTGTAGTTCTTGTACTACTCGTCGGCTGGCTAATCTCAGGTATTGTGTTATGGCAGTTCAAGCTCGCCGGTCCGAAGATGTCGAATGCTGCATTACTCACTCATGATCTATTAACTTGGATTGGACTACCCTATATTATCTACCATTCGATCACCCGCACGAAATGGTTGAAGGATCCTGCACGCAGGGCGGTAACGACTAGAACGAGTTCATCCGATCAAAATGAGATCCAATCAGGCTCACCTGTTCCTTCAGATCAAGACACTTATGTAGCATCATCATCTTCCTTCGATTCGACAATAACGTCTAGGGACGAATTACTAAACGACACCGGTAAACCTCAACCTGTATATACGCGACGAGCTTTCATTCGCTCTGCTGTTGGTCTGGGACTCACCGTTACGCTCGGACCTACATTTGTATCTTGGATTGGGCGTAATATAAATATGAAAAATAGCATCGATTCTATGTTGGAGAATGATCCCAATCGTATGGTTCCTTTACCTCAGCCCATGCCTGCTTCTTCCCCTCCAATCGGCGGAGGCGCAGAGGGACATTTTCGAGTGTATACGGTCACTCCGATTCCCTCTTTCTCCAATGAAAACTGGTCATTCCGAATTGATGGCTTAGTTGAACGAGGACAGATCTGGAACTGGGAACAGTTTGTGAAGCTCACCCGTACGGTTCAGGTCAGCGACTTCCACTGCGTTACGGGGTGGTCTGTTTACAAAAACACTTGGGAAGGAATCACCCTCAAACAGTTACTGGCTCACGCCGGTGTGAAACCTGAAGCACATAGCGTCAAGTTTTATTCTGGAGACGGAGTGTATACAGATGCAATCACGTTAGAGCAAGCCCAAATGGATGATATTATGATTGCTGTCATGCATGACGGTAAACCAATCCCAGCAGATCTGGGTGGTCCAGTTCGCCTGGTTATACCTCAAATGTATGCTTATAAATCGGTGAAATGGCTCAATCGAATCGAACTGATTGACAGCGAACATATTGGATACTGGGAAGAACGCGGATATGATAAGGATGCATGGCTCCCGGGGTCAAAAACACGAACTCCTAGCCTTTAA
- the ligA gene encoding NAD-dependent DNA ligase LigA, translating into MDPMNRMEQLVTELNQHNYQYYTMDQPQISDKEYDLLYDELVSLEQESGIVLPDSPTQRVGGELLKGFTPHRHLSPLWSLDKAQNIEQLRNWHTRVLKLVNDYNTKNPDEPLPEPGYVIELKFDGLTLNLTYTNGELVQASTRGNGSVGEGILAQVRTIKSVPLKIPYTEGTLEVQGEGIMNLSVLERYNETAAEPLKNARNAAAGALRNLNPKTTAERRLNAYFYNIGYSDNVQFSTHQEMMDFLRENRFKVNPSITYFQEFDDVMEQLAAIQENRGQLDYLIDGAVIKLTDMRTREVLGYTDKFPRWAVAYKFEAEETTTVLKAVDWNVGRTGKVTPLARVEPVELAGVTVQNCTLNNVGDIERKNLKFALGARVFIRRSNDVIPEILGKVTEESDGEEIVYPEHCPACGFPLEQRGAHLFCNNKTACKPQTVARISHFASRDAMDIETFSEKTAIQLYDELNVREPADLYTLQFDDLVKLERFGEKKASNLLAALEQSKDRDLASFLYSLGIPNTGKSTTRMLADHYRNLHAIMNATVEELIELPDVGGIVAESIVNFFADPFTQAAIEKMLDLGVKAQAPEAPAVVVEDSFFSGKTVVLTGTLHQLTRDEATQRLEALGAKVTGSVSKKTDLVIAGEKAGSKLAKAHDLGIPTIEDEDELVRLLNL; encoded by the coding sequence ATGGACCCAATGAACCGGATGGAGCAACTCGTAACTGAGCTGAACCAACATAACTATCAATACTATACGATGGATCAGCCACAGATCAGCGATAAGGAATATGATCTTTTGTATGACGAACTGGTCTCACTGGAGCAAGAGAGTGGTATAGTATTGCCGGACTCTCCGACACAGCGGGTCGGTGGAGAATTGCTCAAAGGCTTCACACCACATCGACATCTATCTCCACTGTGGAGCTTGGACAAAGCTCAGAACATTGAACAGCTTCGAAATTGGCATACACGTGTATTGAAGTTAGTGAACGATTATAATACCAAAAATCCAGATGAACCTTTGCCGGAGCCAGGCTATGTCATCGAGCTGAAGTTTGATGGGCTAACCTTGAATCTGACTTATACCAATGGAGAATTGGTACAAGCTTCTACACGGGGGAACGGCTCCGTAGGTGAAGGGATTCTGGCTCAGGTTCGAACCATTAAATCCGTACCGCTTAAAATTCCTTACACCGAAGGTACCCTTGAAGTTCAAGGAGAAGGAATTATGAATCTGTCTGTCTTGGAACGATACAATGAGACTGCAGCCGAGCCACTCAAAAATGCGCGCAACGCCGCAGCAGGAGCACTCCGTAACCTGAATCCTAAGACAACAGCAGAGCGTCGTCTGAATGCTTATTTTTATAACATTGGATATTCGGATAACGTTCAGTTCTCCACGCATCAGGAGATGATGGATTTTCTCAGAGAAAATCGCTTCAAGGTGAACCCGTCCATTACCTATTTCCAGGAATTCGATGATGTGATGGAGCAACTGGCTGCCATTCAAGAGAATCGTGGACAGTTGGATTATTTGATCGATGGAGCAGTTATCAAACTTACGGATATGCGTACCCGTGAGGTACTGGGGTACACAGATAAATTCCCACGCTGGGCTGTCGCATACAAATTCGAGGCTGAAGAGACAACGACTGTTCTAAAGGCCGTAGATTGGAATGTTGGACGTACCGGGAAGGTCACACCACTGGCGCGTGTGGAACCTGTTGAACTTGCGGGAGTTACTGTACAGAACTGTACGTTGAACAATGTGGGTGACATTGAGCGGAAAAATCTGAAGTTTGCATTGGGCGCAAGAGTATTTATCCGTCGTTCTAATGATGTTATTCCTGAGATCCTTGGTAAGGTGACGGAGGAGAGCGACGGCGAAGAGATTGTATATCCAGAACACTGCCCGGCATGTGGTTTTCCATTAGAGCAGCGGGGAGCTCATTTGTTCTGTAATAACAAGACGGCGTGCAAGCCGCAGACTGTAGCTCGTATTTCCCATTTTGCTTCGCGCGACGCCATGGATATCGAGACGTTCAGTGAGAAGACAGCGATCCAGCTGTATGATGAACTGAATGTACGTGAGCCGGCAGACCTATATACGTTACAATTCGATGATCTAGTGAAGCTTGAGCGTTTTGGTGAAAAGAAAGCGAGTAACCTGCTGGCAGCGCTGGAGCAGAGTAAAGACCGTGACCTTGCATCGTTCCTGTACTCACTAGGTATTCCGAACACGGGCAAGTCAACAACACGTATGCTCGCCGATCATTATCGTAATCTGCATGCAATCATGAATGCAACGGTGGAGGAACTTATTGAGCTTCCTGATGTAGGTGGTATAGTGGCTGAGAGCATCGTCAATTTCTTCGCTGATCCGTTCACACAGGCGGCTATTGAGAAAATGCTGGATCTAGGGGTGAAAGCGCAAGCGCCGGAAGCTCCTGCAGTTGTTGTGGAGGATTCCTTCTTCAGTGGCAAAACGGTTGTCCTCACTGGGACGTTACATCAATTGACGCGAGATGAAGCTACGCAAAGGCTTGAGGCTCTGGGTGCAAAAGTGACAGGTAGTGTGTCCAAAAAGACAGACCTTGTCATCGCTGGAGAGAAAGCAGGTAGCAAGCTGGCTAAGGCGCATGATCTCGGTATTCCTACGATTGAGGATGAGGATGAATTGGTTCGTCTGTTAAACCTATAA